Proteins from a genomic interval of Liolophura sinensis isolate JHLJ2023 chromosome 3, CUHK_Ljap_v2, whole genome shotgun sequence:
- the LOC135463551 gene encoding DNA mismatch repair protein Msh6-like: MSKVNTLFSYFNKSPVAQKKKDATPKPDVLTPKRSPNSAKNGKKSPPKKVSKIENVIDNKVHHQLDGVSLFDVVWAKLEGYPWWPSLVCNHPTQGTCKKGGKSPQVHVQFFDDPPSRAWVKSKFVKPFAGSDDKQCKQGGQFFTWDKKCQKAATEADKAQSMSVADRENLVVVLDPSDDEDGEGMEMTMSDEELLAAADNSKENSMNLSVISAGGPESAEKNRRRTRQRNGKPAKRRRIVVAADSDESGDEFKPPSDDDSESDSGSSGVDENEVSSPESASEVDSPVKVNSRKRKRSAGTKSEKKSSQESLESFSASSTPRRNTNCSPSFTPTVGAKTKSKLASFSAPEMSSSPEGETTTVFKHLQLEFLKPDKIRDKDRRLRTDPEYDPRTLYIPDSFLKDTTPAMRQWWEIKRAHFDTVLFFKMGKFYELFHMDAAIAVNELGLIYMKGDYAHSGFPEIAYGRYADTLIQKGYKVARIEQTETPEMMAERCKTSVKTTKFDKVVKREICRITSKGTKTFSFIDGDTSEAQNNYLLAVAEKEASQNGLSLFGVCFVDTSIGTVHIGQFSDDRYSSRLRTLIAHYTPVQILFERGKMTSRTHQVLNSNLTSVIKEGLTSGTEFWDSSKTLKKLAEADYFTEEGHTGVKWPGVVQEMISETDSLGLSPADGCDLALKALGAITWYLQYSLMDDEVLSMKKFEKYIPVDAAEKVEDSVADFTKGRQHMVIDGVTLTNLDIVDLGSERGQEGTLSQQLDRCSTPFGKRLFRQWLCAPLCNPKSINDRLDAVEDLIGRQEVVVEATEILKKLPDLERLLSKIHSLGLPMKGKNHPESRAILYEEVTYSKRKIEDFLCTLSGFKAVLSMVKLFKAHTDKFKSKLLRKTVTIAKGENPEACFPDIQEELAAFDEAFDHNKAKKDGVIIPTSGVDEEYDSAKSKIKATEKELDAYLSQQRQRLGCQSVTYWGSAKNRYQMEIPENVAKKVPDEYELTSSKKGWKRYRTKWIEELLAELSDAEDKKDAALKDVMRRIFHKFDQGYTIWERAVQCVAVLDVLISLANYSHCGDGPLCRPEVVSPGKGTKPFLEIREARHPCVTRTFGGGDFIPNDTVIGIADENEMDTDAGDGESSVVLVTGPNMGGKSTLMRQVGLITVIAQMGCYVPAEKCLLTPVDRIFTRLGASDRIMSGESTFFVELSETSAILQHASPHSLVLVDELGRGTATYDGTAIACAVVHELSLKTQCRTLFSTHYHSLVEEFSHDPNIRLGHMACMVENENDEDPSQETITFLYKFVKGACPKSYGFNAARLANLPEEIIQVSQRKAKEFEQSVDNLRLLRSVWKTREKSQLSSLQSQIRVS, translated from the exons ATGTCTAAAGTGAACACTTTATTCTCGTACTTTAACAAAAGCCCTGTTGCACAGAAGAAGAAAGATGCCACCCCAAAGCCGGACGTGTTGACACCGAAACGATCGCCGAATTCAGCGAAAAATGGGAAGAAAAGTCCGCCAAAGAAAGTCTCCAAAATTGAGAATGTGATAGACAACAAAGTTCATCATCAACTTGATG GTGTATCTCTGTTTGATGTTGTATGGGCCAAACTTGAGGGTTACCCCTGGTGGCCAAGCCTAGTTTGTAATCACCCGACCCAGGGGACCTGTAAAAAAGGGGGCAAATCTCCTCAGGTTCATGTCCAGTTCTTCGATGACCCGCCATCCCGCGCCTGGGTCAAAAGCAA ATTCGTGAAACCCTTTGCTGGGAGTGATGATAAACAATGCAAACAAGGTGGTCAATTTTTCACATGGGATAAGAAATGCCAAAAGGCTGCTACAGAAGCAGACAAAGCCCAGTCAATGTCTGTCGCTGATCGTGAGAACTTGGTGGTGGTCCTGGACCCGTCGGATGATGAGGATGGGGAAGGGATGGAGATGACAATGTCTGATG AAGAGTTGCTGGCAGCGGCCGACAATAGTAAAGAAAACAGCATGAACTTGTCTGTCATTTCGGCAGGTGGACCAGAGtct gctGAAAAAAACCGAAGACGAACAAGACAGAGGAATGGAAAGCCAGCCAAACGACGCCGAATTGTTGTAGCAGCAGACAGTGACGAATCAG GCGATGAATTCAAACCCCCCTCTGATGATGATAGTGAAAGTGATAGTGGAAGCAGTGGGGTGGATGAAAATGAAGTCTCGTCACCTGAATCAGCATCGGAAGTGGACTCTCCAGTCAAGGTA AATTCGAGAAAGAGGAAACGATCAGCAGGCACAAAATCTGAGAAAAAGTCCTCCCAGGAAAGTCTTGAGTCGTTTTCTGCCTCGTCAACTCCTCGCCGAAACACCAACTGCTCCCCATCATTTACCCCAACAGTCGGAGCTAAAACAAAGTCCAAATTGGCCTCTTTCTCGGCACCAGAAATG AGTTCAAGCCCTGAAGGGGAGACAACAACTGTTTTCAAGCATCTTCAGCTGGAGTTCCTGAAGCCAGACAAGATCAG GGACAAGGACAGAAGATTGCGGACAGACCCTGAATATGATCCCAGAACTCTCTACATTCCGGATTCCTTCCTGAAAGACACAACACCT gCCATGCGTCAGTGGTGGGAAATCAAACGAGCTCATTttgacacagttttattttttaag ATGGGAAAATTTTATGAGTTGTTCCACATGGATGCGGCTATCGCTGTCAATGAATTAGGTCTGATCTACATGAAG GGAGACTATGCTCACTCTGGCTTCCCGGAGATCGCTTATGGTCGCTATGCTGACACGCTCATACAGAAAGGCTACAAGGTTGCCAGAATAGAACAAACAGAAACGCCCGAAATGATGGCGGAAAGGTGTAAAACTA GTGTAAAAACTACCAAATTTGACAAAGTTGTGAAGCGTGAAATCTGTAGGATCACATCCAAGGGGACAAAGACTTTCAGCTTTATCGACGGAGATACAAGTGAGGCTCAGAACAACTACCTGCTGGCGGTGGCTGAAAAG GAGGCATCCCAGAATGGCCTGAGCTTATTTGGGGTTTGTTTTGTGGATACGTCCATCGGCACCGTACAT ATTGGTCAGTTCTCAGATGACAGGTACTCGTCACGTCTGCGTACCTTGATTGCACATTACACACCTGTGCAG ATTCTGTTTGAGCGTGGGAAAATGACTAGTCGGACTCATCAGGTGCTGAACTCCAATCTGACCTCCGTTATAAAGGAAGGtttgacatctggcacagaaTTTTGGGATAGCAGCAAGACCCTGAAGAAACTGGCAGAGGCGGACTACTTTACTGAGGAAGGACACACAGGTGTGAAATGGCCAGGTGTCGTTCAGGAGATGATCTCAGAAA CTGACTCTCTGGGATTGTCGCCAGCGGACGGGTGTGACTTGGCTCTCAAAGCACTGGGGGCCATCACTTG GTATTTGCAGTATTCATTGATGGATGATGAAGTGCTGTCTATGAAGAAGTTTGAGAAGTACATCCCCGTGGATGCTGCAGAAAAGGTGGAGGACTCTGTAGCTGATTTCACCAAAGGCAGACAGCACATG GTCATAGATGGAGTGACCTTGACAAACCTTGACATCGTTGACCTGGGGTCAGAAAGAGGTCAAGAGGGCACGCTGAGTCAACAGTTGGATCGCTGCTCTACTCCTTTCG GGAAGAGGCTGTTCCGTCAGTGGTTGTGTGCTCCTCTGTGTAACCCCAAATCCATCAATGATCGACTGGACGCTGTGGAAGATTTGATTGGTCGGCAAGAAGTGGTTGTTGAGGCAACGGAAATACTTAAAAAATTACCAGACTTGGAGAGGCTTTTGAGCAA AATTCATAGCTTGGGTTTACCAATGAAGGGAAAGAATCACCCGGAGAGTAGAGCCATTCTCTATGAGGAGGTCACATACAG taaaaGAAAGATTGAAGATTTTCTGTGCACATTGAGTGGGTTTAAAGCCGTCCTCAGTATGGTGAAACTCTTCAAGGCTCACACAGACAAGTTTAA GTCGAAGCTGTTAAGAAAGACTGTCACGATAGCGAAGGGAGAGAACCCTGAAGCTTGTTTCCCAGACATACAGGAGGAGTTAGCTGCCTTTGAT GAAGCGTTTGATCACAACAAAGCAAAGAAAGATGGTGTCATCATTCCAACCTCAG GTGTTGATGAGGAGTATGACAGTGCCAAGAGCAAAATCAAAGCAACTGAGAAAGAACTGGATGCTTACCTCTCACAACAACGACAACGTCTAGGCTGCCAG TCAGTTACTTACTGGGGAAGTGCTAAGAATCGATATCAGATGGAAATCCCCGAAAATGTGGCCAAGAAAGTTCCGGACGAATATGAACTGACGTCATCGAAGAAAGGCTGGAAGAGATATCGCACAAAGTGGATTGAAGAGCTGTTAGCGGAGCTCTCTGATGCTGAAGATAAGAAAGATGCGGCCTTGAAAGATGTCATGAggagaatatttcataaatttgatCAAGG CTACACAATATGGGAGAGAGCTGTTCAGTGCGTGGCTGTCCTGGATGTTCTCATCTCATTGGCCAATTATAGCCACTGTGGTGACGGACCACTCTGCCGACCTGAGGTTGTCTCCCCTGGTAAAGGTACCAAG ccaTTTTTAGAAATAAGAGAGGCTCGCCATCCTTGTGTGACCCGAACGTTTGGAGGAGGGGACTTCATCCCTAACGACACTGTTATCGGCATTGCCGAT GAGAATGAGATGGATACCGATGCTGGGGATGGAGAGAGCAGTGTTGTCTTGGTTACGGGTCCTAACATGGGCGGTAAATCAACACTGATGAGACAAGTAGGACTGATAACTGTGATCGCTCAGATG GGCTGTTACGTACCTGCTGAGAAGTGCCTTCTTACACCTGTGGACAGAATCTTCACCCGGCTGGGGGCCAGCGACAGGATCATGTCAG gtgaaagtacattttttgtGGAGTTGAGTGAGACGTCAGCCATTTTGCAGCATGCCTCTCCTCACTCCCTGGTCCTGGTGGATGAATTGG GGCGAGGAACAGCTACCTATGATGGTACAGCTATCGCTTGCGCCGTCGTTCATGAGCTGTCCTTAAAGACGCAATGTCGGACTTTGTTTTCCACGCACTATCACTCATTGGTGGAGGAGTTCTCACATGACCCGAATATTCGCCTCGGTCACATGGCCTGCATGgtggaaaatgaaaatgacgAAGACCCAAGCCAAGAAACCATCACGTTCCTGTACAAGTTTGTTAAGGGGGCATGTCCAAAGAGCTATGGGTTTAATGCTGCTCGATTGGCTAATTTACCAGAAGAG ATCATCCAGGTGTCGCAGAGAAAAGCTAAGGAGTTTGAACAAAGTGTGGATAACCTGAGGCTGCTAAG ATCGGTGTGGAAGACGAGAGAGAAGAGCCAGCTTTCAAGCCTGCAGTCTCAAATTAGGGTGTCGTGA
- the LOC135464038 gene encoding trichohyalin-like, producing the protein MSGLVITRQAREDEKRFRGSVVPRQAREDEKKFRGSVIARQARQDKKKLRWSVIAGQAREDEKKFRGSEITRQVRGDNEKFRGQAREDEKRFRGSVITRQARGDEKRFRVSVITRQAREDEKKFRGSVIARKARGEDRRFRGSVITRQAREDEKRFRGSVITRQTREDEKKFRGSVITRQTREDEKKFRGSVITRQAREDERRFRGSVITRQAREDEKRFRGSVITRQTREDEKRFRGSVIARQTREDEKRFRGSEITRQVRGDNEKFRGSVIARQASEDEKKLRGSVIARQAQGEKEKFRGSVITRQAREDEKRFRGLVITRQTLEDVRRFRGSVIARQTREDEKRFRGSEITRQVRGDNEKFRGSVIARQASEDEKKLRGSEITRQVRGDNEKLRVSVITRQAQGEKEKFRGSVIARQASEDEKKLRGSVIARQAQGEKEKFRGSLITRQTQEGEKRFRGSVFTRQTREDERRFRANHKANTGRREEVPRVSNHKTSTGRQEEVPRVSNHKTSTGRREEVPRVSNHNANTGRREEVPRVSNHKTSTGRREEVPRVSNHKVNTGRREEVPRVSNQKANTGRREEVPRVSNQKANTGRREEVPRVSNHKTSTGRREEVPRVSNHKASTGRPEEVPRVSNHKASTGRREEVPRVSNHKANTGRREEVPRVSHHKTSTGRREEVPRVSHHKTST; encoded by the exons TAATCACAAGACAAGCACGGGAAGACGAGAAGAGGTTCCGCGGGTCAGTAGTCCCAAGACAAGCACGGGAAGATGAGAAGAAGTTCCGtgggtcagtaatcgcaagacaAGCACGACAAGACAAGAAAAAGTTACGCTGGTCAGTAATCGCAGGACAAGCACGGGAAGACGAGAAGAAGTTCCGCGGGTCAGAAATCACAAGACAAGTACGGGGAGACAACGAGAAGTTCCGCGG ACAAGCACGGGAAGATGAGAAGAGGTTCCGCGGGTCAGTAATCACAAGACAAGCACGGGGAGACGAGAAGAGGTTCCGCGTGTCAGTAATCACAAGACAAGCACGGGAAGACGAGAAGAAGTTCCGCGGTTCAGTAATCGCAAGAAAAGCACGGGGAGAGGATAGGAGGTTCCGCGGGTCAGTAATCACAAGACAAGCACGGGAAGACGAGAAGAGGTTCCGCGGGTCAGTAATCACAAGGCAAACACGGGAAGACGAGAAGAAGTTCCGCGGGTCAGTAATCACAAGGCAAACACGGGAAGACGAGAAGAAGTTCCGCGGGTCAGTAATCACAAGGCAAGCACGGGAAGACGAGAGGAGGTTCCGCGGGTCAGTAATCACAAGGCAAGCACGGGAAGACGAGAAGAGGTTCCGCGGGTCAGTAATCACAAGACAAACACGGGAAGACGAGAAGAGGTTCCgcgggtcagtaatcgcaaggcaaACACGGGAAGACGAGAAGAGGTTCCGCGGGTCAGAAATCACAAGACAAGTACGGGGAGACAACGAGAAGTTCCGtgggtcagtaatcgcaagacaAGCAAGTGAAGACGAGAAAAAGTTACgcgggtcagtaatcgcaagacaAGCACAGGGAGAAAAGGAGAAGTTCCGCGGGTCAGTAATCACAAGACAAGCACGGGAAGACGAGAAGAGGTTCCGCGGGTTAGTAATCACAAGGCAAACACTGGAAGACGTTAGGAGGTTCCgcgggtcagtaatcgcaaggcaaACACGGGAAGACGAGAAGAGGTTCCGCGGGTCAGAAATCACAAGACAAGTACGGGGAGACAACGAGAAGTTCCGtgggtcagtaatcgcaagacaAGCAAGTGAAGACGAGAAAAAGTTACGCGGGTCAGAAATCACAAGACAAGTACGGGGAGACAACGAGAAATTACGCGTGTCAGTAATCACAAGGCAAGCACAGGGAGAAAAGGAGAAGTTCCGtgggtcagtaatcgcaagacaAGCAAGTGAAGACGAGAAAAAGTTACgcgggtcagtaatcgcaagacaAGCACAGGGAGAAAAGGAGAAGTTCCGCGGGTCATTAATCACAAGGCAAACACAGGAAGGCGAGAAGAGGTTCCGCGGGTCAGTATTCACAAGGCAAACACGGGAAGACGAGAGGAGGTTTCGCGC TAATCACAAGGCAAACACTGGAAGACGAGAAGAGGTTCCGCGGGTCAGTAATCACAAGACAAGCACGGGAAGACAAGAAGAGGTTCCGCGTGTCAGTAATCACAAGACAAGCACGGGAAGACGAGAAGAAGTTCCGCGGGTCAGTAATCACAACGCAAACACTGGAAGACGAGAAGAGGTTCCGCGGGTCAGTAATCACAAGACAAGCACGGGAAGACGAGAAGAAGTTCCGCGTGTCAGTAATCACAAGGTAAACACGGGAAGACGAGAAGAGGTTCCGCGGGTCAGTAATCAGAAGGCAAACACGGGAAGACGAGAAGAAGTTCCGCGGGTCAGTAATCAGAAGGCAAACACTGGAAGACGAGAAGAGGTTCCGCGGGTCAGTAATCACAAGACAAGCACGGGAAGACGAGAAGAGGTTCCGCGTGTCAGTAATCACAAGGCAAGCACGGGAAGACCAGAAGAAGTTCCGCGGGTCAGTAATCACAAGGCAAGCACGGGAAGACGAGAAGAGGTTCCGCGGGTCAGTAATCACAAGGCAAACACGGGAAGACGAGAAGAGGTTCCGCGGGTCAGTCATCACAAGACAAGCACGGGAAGACGAGAAGAAGTTCCGCGGGTCAGTCATCACAAGACAAGCACGTGA